A stretch of Nonomuraea africana DNA encodes these proteins:
- a CDS encoding RDD family protein, whose amino-acid sequence MVASGVPAVPADWWERLAARSIETLVIGVFYYILFIAAWGLLRTVGLLDSFEGRLPGLFAWLVVGSGYAAYDCLAHYRRGRTFGKVIMKIRLVAVPGRSLTRGDLAKRALLYPGAMLLVGIPGVNLLAGILAFAVGLSILIDRPFQQGFHDRVAGSRVIKEPR is encoded by the coding sequence ATGGTCGCGTCCGGAGTGCCTGCCGTACCCGCGGATTGGTGGGAACGGCTCGCGGCGCGAAGTATTGAGACACTCGTCATCGGTGTCTTCTATTACATTCTGTTCATCGCGGCCTGGGGGTTGTTGCGGACTGTCGGGCTTCTCGACAGCTTCGAGGGGCGGCTGCCCGGGTTGTTCGCCTGGCTCGTGGTCGGCTCGGGTTATGCGGCCTATGACTGCCTCGCGCATTACCGGCGCGGTCGCACGTTCGGCAAGGTGATCATGAAGATTAGGCTGGTGGCCGTACCGGGCCGGAGCCTTACTCGGGGAGATCTGGCGAAACGAGCGCTCCTGTATCCCGGCGCGATGCTCCTCGTGGGGATTCCCGGGGTCAATCTCCTTGCCGGAATCCTCGCGTTCGCCGTGGGGTTGTCCATCTTGATCGACAGGCCGTTCCAGCAGGGGTTCCATGACAGAGTGGCCGGCTCCCGAGTGATCAAAGAGCCCCGCTGA
- a CDS encoding RDD family protein, producing the protein MSTGQPPYPQDQPDDNSGGTPGYGQQNAGRQGDPDPDVTIVGYRQDGGGYGHQGQQQPDYGQQGYGQQQYGQQQQGYGQQGHGQQGYGQQAASSGQQPGYGQPSYGQPSYGQQGQGQQPDYGQQGYGQQQPSYGQQGYGQQAASGQQPEYGQPGYGQQPGYGQQGQPGYGQQQPSSGQQPGYGQPAYGQPGQGQQGQPGYGQPSYGQQGQQPDYGQQPGYGQQPQQGYGQQGQSQPGYGQQSPYGQQQPYGQPGYGQQQPAYGQQPGYGQPYGAPAGVQPPGAPAPLAEWWQRLVARIIDGLIIGVGGVIIGLILGFILGGILVTQASYDINTGILTQGSGYWTLNAITVVLVTVLYVAYEFFLTKSKGQTVGKMVMGIKIAQVGAPLTQGGLPSDAALKRAGVTWGGNILGVLPFALGSLIGALLIIVNAVSQFWDKPLHQTFADKVAKTVVVKIK; encoded by the coding sequence GTGAGCACCGGACAGCCGCCGTATCCGCAGGACCAACCTGACGACAATTCCGGCGGGACTCCTGGGTACGGTCAGCAGAACGCGGGACGCCAGGGCGACCCCGATCCAGACGTGACGATCGTGGGCTATCGCCAAGACGGCGGCGGCTACGGTCACCAGGGCCAGCAGCAGCCCGACTACGGCCAGCAGGGCTACGGTCAGCAGCAGTACGGCCAGCAGCAGCAGGGTTATGGCCAACAGGGCCACGGCCAGCAGGGGTATGGCCAGCAGGCCGCCTCCTCCGGCCAGCAGCCCGGCTACGGCCAGCCCTCGTACGGCCAGCCCTCGTACGGCCAGCAGGGCCAGGGCCAGCAGCCCGACTACGGGCAGCAGGGTTACGGCCAGCAGCAGCCGTCCTACGGGCAGCAGGGCTACGGCCAGCAGGCCGCCTCGGGCCAGCAGCCCGAGTACGGTCAGCCCGGCTACGGGCAGCAGCCCGGGTACGGCCAGCAGGGCCAGCCCGGCTACGGCCAGCAGCAGCCTTCCTCGGGTCAGCAGCCCGGCTACGGTCAGCCTGCCTACGGCCAGCCAGGTCAGGGTCAGCAGGGCCAGCCCGGCTACGGCCAGCCTTCGTACGGCCAGCAGGGCCAGCAGCCCGACTACGGCCAGCAGCCCGGCTACGGCCAGCAGCCGCAGCAGGGTTACGGCCAGCAGGGGCAGTCGCAGCCCGGCTACGGGCAGCAGTCGCCCTACGGCCAGCAGCAGCCGTACGGCCAGCCCGGGTACGGCCAGCAGCAGCCGGCCTACGGTCAGCAGCCCGGCTACGGCCAGCCGTACGGCGCGCCCGCGGGGGTGCAGCCTCCCGGCGCGCCCGCTCCGCTCGCCGAGTGGTGGCAGCGTCTGGTCGCCCGCATCATCGACGGTCTGATCATCGGTGTCGGCGGTGTGATCATCGGGTTGATCCTCGGTTTTATCCTGGGCGGCATCCTGGTCACCCAGGCCAGCTACGACATCAACACGGGCATCCTCACGCAGGGCTCCGGCTACTGGACCCTCAACGCGATCACCGTGGTGCTCGTCACCGTGCTCTACGTCGCCTACGAGTTCTTCCTCACGAAGTCCAAGGGGCAGACCGTCGGCAAGATGGTCATGGGCATCAAGATCGCCCAGGTGGGCGCGCCGCTGACGCAGGGCGGGCTCCCGAGTGACGCCGCGCTGAAGCGGGCGGGTGTCACGTGGGGCGGCAACATCCTGGGCGTTCTTCCGTTCGCTCTGGGCAGCCTCATCGGCGCGTTGCTGATCATCGTGAACGCCGTCTCGCAGTTCTGGGACAAGCCGCTTCACCAGACCTTCGCCGACAAGGTGGCCAAGACGGTCGTCGTGAAGATCAAGTAA
- a CDS encoding amino-acid N-acetyltransferase: protein MEQVAERTAQDTEIVVRRARTPDVRAIRRLVDTYAGAGPRLLEKATVTLYEDVQEFWVAERGGEVVGCGALHVMWEDLAEIRTVAVDPECRGAGIGHRIVTALVAAARDLGLRRVFCLTFEVDFFARHGFVPIEGAPVSPEVYAELLASYDEGVAEFLDLEHVKPNTLGNTRMLLHLDAVDYGVDQGER, encoded by the coding sequence ATGGAGCAGGTCGCCGAGCGCACAGCGCAGGACACCGAGATCGTCGTACGGCGTGCCCGTACGCCCGACGTCCGGGCCATTCGACGCCTGGTCGACACGTACGCGGGGGCGGGCCCGAGGCTGCTGGAGAAGGCGACCGTCACGCTGTACGAGGACGTCCAGGAATTCTGGGTCGCCGAGCGCGGCGGTGAGGTCGTCGGCTGCGGCGCGCTCCACGTGATGTGGGAGGACCTCGCGGAAATTCGCACGGTCGCGGTGGACCCCGAATGCAGAGGCGCGGGAATCGGTCACCGTATTGTTACCGCGCTGGTCGCGGCCGCCCGTGACCTGGGTCTGCGCAGGGTCTTCTGCCTGACGTTCGAGGTGGACTTCTTCGCCCGGCACGGCTTCGTCCCGATCGAGGGCGCGCCCGTATCGCCCGAGGTCTATGCCGAGTTGCTGGCTTCCTACGACGAAGGCGTAGCGGAGTTTCTCGATCTTGAGCATGTGAAGCCGAACACCCTCGGCAACACCCGCATGTTGCTCCATCTGGACGCAGTTGACTACGGGGTTGACCAAGGGGAAAGGTGA
- a CDS encoding C40 family peptidase — protein MKRTRTHEGKSAGKHARPHEPSPLRKRFAIVGAAVAALALTVPLGSAAADPKPTLKELSQQVEKLHNDIETLTEQYNGQREKLKSVKKSAEAAKKVLATSEADLAAKRARATLLAESTYMSGGFADGLAFATSSDPDAFLDGAATSYALGQQQGQEVKELADSIAAAERAKATAKTRLAEVQKLVDDLGAKRKKITSMVTKVESNLFRRAIGEAGRPGTRATKVNLPIIGSGKAAEAARWALTQQLKPYVWGAEGPNSYDCSGLVMAAYQRVGISLPHYTGDQWTAGTHITREQMRPGDLVFFYSDLHHVGIYIGGGMMVHAPRTGDVVRIATIGNRPFAGAVRIAD, from the coding sequence GTGAAGCGCACGCGTACCCACGAGGGGAAGTCCGCGGGCAAGCATGCCCGCCCCCACGAACCCAGCCCCCTCAGGAAGCGGTTCGCGATCGTGGGCGCGGCGGTGGCCGCCCTGGCCCTCACCGTCCCTCTCGGCTCGGCCGCCGCCGACCCCAAGCCGACGCTCAAGGAGCTCTCCCAGCAGGTCGAGAAGCTCCACAACGACATCGAGACGCTGACCGAGCAGTACAACGGCCAGCGCGAGAAGCTCAAGAGCGTCAAGAAGTCCGCCGAGGCGGCCAAGAAGGTGCTGGCCACCAGCGAGGCCGACCTCGCCGCCAAGCGGGCGCGCGCCACGCTCCTGGCCGAGAGCACCTACATGAGCGGCGGCTTCGCCGACGGCCTGGCCTTCGCCACGTCGTCCGACCCTGACGCCTTCCTCGACGGCGCCGCCACCTCCTACGCTCTCGGGCAGCAGCAGGGCCAGGAGGTCAAGGAGCTGGCCGACTCCATCGCCGCCGCGGAGCGGGCCAAGGCGACGGCCAAGACGCGGCTGGCCGAGGTGCAGAAGCTCGTCGACGACCTCGGCGCCAAGCGCAAGAAGATCACCTCGATGGTGACCAAGGTCGAGAGCAACCTGTTCAGGCGGGCGATCGGCGAGGCAGGACGGCCCGGCACCAGGGCCACCAAGGTCAACCTTCCGATCATCGGCAGCGGCAAGGCGGCCGAGGCCGCGCGATGGGCGCTCACGCAGCAGCTCAAGCCGTACGTGTGGGGCGCGGAAGGGCCCAACTCCTACGACTGCTCCGGCCTGGTCATGGCCGCCTACCAGCGCGTCGGCATCAGCCTGCCGCACTACACGGGCGACCAGTGGACGGCCGGCACCCACATCACCCGCGAGCAGATGCGCCCTGGCGACCTGGTCTTCTTCTACAGCGACCTGCACCACGTGGGCATCTACATCGGCGGCGGGATGATGGTCCACGCGCCGCGCACCGGCGACGTCGTCCGCATCGCCACCATCGGCAACCGCCCGTTCGCGGGAGCCGTGCGCATCGCGGACTGA
- a CDS encoding LuxR C-terminal-related transcriptional regulator — protein sequence MDVLTEGVELSQDDLDLLAQLAKGVTVDRVGRAMDISGRTVRRRLRVICDRIGVATAIEAVAWAARRRLI from the coding sequence ATGGATGTGCTCACCGAAGGCGTCGAGCTGAGCCAGGACGACCTGGATCTCCTCGCGCAGTTGGCCAAGGGTGTCACCGTCGACCGCGTAGGTCGGGCCATGGACATCAGCGGCCGGACGGTGCGTCGCCGCCTGCGCGTCATCTGCGACAGGATCGGCGTCGCCACCGCGATCGAGGCGGTGGCCTGGGCCGCGCGCCGAAGACTGATCTAG
- the lysX gene encoding bifunctional lysylphosphatidylglycerol synthetase/lysine--tRNA ligase LysX: protein MTDELPEQMRIRREKLDRLRDEGVDPYPVSFPRTATNAEVREKYQGLEPDTATGDKVGVAGRVMLNRIGGKLCFATLRDGSGDLQVMISLDKVGEESLAAWKRDVDLGDHVGIEGEVITSRRGELSILADSWQITSKCLRPLPEKHVGLTDPEARVRQRYVDLIVNDEARKMAHVRSATVRAVRDFWHEEGYLEVETPMLQPIHGGAAARPFKTHINAYDMELYLRIAIELYLKRLVVGGIEKVFEINRNFRNEGADSTHNPEFTMLEAYGTYLDYNDMADLTQRMYQKAVVAALGTTVVVHDGVEIDLGLAQWPRITLYGSVSQALGEEITTHTPLDQVRKYADKREIHWDAKWGQGKLVQELFEELVEHTLVQPTFVMDYPLETSPLTRQHRDNPLLTEKWDLIGFGTELGTAYSELVDPIEQRRRLTEQSILAAGGDPEAMQLDEDFLQALEYAMPPTGGMGAGIDRMIMAFTGKNIRETILFPLVKPSH from the coding sequence GTGACCGACGAACTTCCCGAGCAGATGCGCATCCGGAGGGAGAAGCTCGACCGCCTTCGCGACGAGGGCGTCGATCCTTACCCGGTGTCCTTTCCCCGTACGGCGACCAACGCCGAGGTGAGGGAGAAATACCAGGGCCTCGAACCGGACACCGCGACAGGCGACAAGGTCGGCGTCGCGGGGCGCGTCATGCTCAACCGCATCGGCGGGAAGCTGTGCTTCGCCACCCTGCGCGACGGCAGCGGCGACCTGCAGGTCATGATCTCCCTCGACAAGGTGGGGGAGGAGTCGCTCGCCGCCTGGAAGCGCGACGTCGACCTCGGCGACCATGTCGGCATCGAGGGCGAGGTCATCACCTCCCGCCGCGGCGAGCTGTCGATCCTGGCCGACAGCTGGCAGATCACCTCCAAGTGCCTGCGCCCGCTGCCGGAGAAGCACGTGGGCCTCACCGATCCCGAGGCCCGGGTACGGCAGCGCTACGTCGACCTCATCGTCAACGACGAGGCGCGCAAGATGGCCCACGTCCGCAGCGCCACGGTCCGCGCGGTGCGCGACTTCTGGCACGAGGAGGGCTACCTCGAGGTCGAGACGCCGATGCTACAGCCGATCCACGGCGGCGCGGCGGCGCGTCCCTTCAAGACGCACATCAACGCCTACGACATGGAGCTCTACCTTCGCATCGCGATCGAGCTCTACCTCAAGCGGCTCGTGGTGGGCGGCATCGAGAAGGTCTTCGAGATCAACCGCAACTTCCGCAACGAGGGCGCGGACTCCACGCACAACCCCGAGTTCACCATGCTCGAGGCGTACGGCACCTACCTCGACTACAACGACATGGCCGACCTCACGCAGCGGATGTACCAGAAGGCGGTCGTCGCCGCGCTGGGCACCACCGTGGTCGTGCACGACGGCGTCGAGATCGACCTGGGCCTCGCGCAGTGGCCGAGGATCACGCTGTACGGCTCGGTCTCCCAGGCCCTCGGCGAGGAGATCACCACCCACACCCCGCTCGACCAGGTCAGGAAATATGCGGACAAGCGGGAGATCCACTGGGACGCGAAGTGGGGCCAGGGCAAGCTCGTCCAGGAGCTCTTCGAGGAGCTCGTCGAGCACACGCTGGTCCAGCCGACGTTCGTCATGGACTATCCGCTGGAGACCTCCCCGCTCACCCGCCAGCATCGCGACAATCCGCTGCTCACCGAGAAGTGGGACCTCATCGGGTTCGGCACCGAGCTGGGCACCGCGTACTCCGAGCTGGTCGACCCGATCGAGCAGCGCCGCCGCCTCACCGAGCAGTCGATCCTCGCCGCCGGGGGCGACCCCGAGGCGATGCAACTGGATGAGGACTTCCTGCAGGCCCTGGAGTACGCGATGCCGCCGACGGGCGGGATGGGCGCGGGCATCGACCGAATGATCATGGCCTTCACCGGCAAGAACATCAGGGAAACCATCCTCTTCCCCCTGGTCAAGCCGTCCCACTAA